One part of the Prionailurus bengalensis isolate Pbe53 chromosome B2, Fcat_Pben_1.1_paternal_pri, whole genome shotgun sequence genome encodes these proteins:
- the LOC122489946 gene encoding ATP synthase subunit g, mitochondrial-like encodes MAQFVRNLAEKAPALVNAAVTYSKPRLATFWHYAKVELVPPTPAEIPTAIQSLKRIVKSAQTGSFKQLTVKEALLNGLVATEVWMWFYVGEIIGKRGIIGYDV; translated from the coding sequence ATGGCCCAGTTTGTCCGTAACCTCGCAGAGAAGGCCCCGGCGCTGGTGAACGCTGCTGTGACTTACTCGAAGCCTCGATTGGCCACATTTTGGCACTATGCCAAGGTTGAGCTGGTTCCTCCAACCCCTGCTGAGATCCCGACAGCTATTCAGAGCTTGAAAAGAATAGTCAAGAGCGCTCAAACTGGTAGCTTCAAACAGCTTACAGTTAAGGAAGCTCTGCTGAATGGTTTGGTGGCCACTGAGGTGTGGATGTGGTTTTATGTCGGCGAGATCATAGGCAAGCGTGGCATCATTGGTTATGATGTTTGA